In the Gossypium raimondii isolate GPD5lz chromosome 9, ASM2569854v1, whole genome shotgun sequence genome, one interval contains:
- the LOC105798678 gene encoding LOB domain-containing protein 40, producing MRMSCNGCRVLRKGCTESCTIRPCLQWIPNAQSQANATLFLAKFYGRAGLINLIGAGPQNLRPGVFKSLLYEACGRIVDPAHGSVGLMCSGNWHLCEAAVDAVLNGSPIKQVPSELSASKCPQLKSSFDIRHVSKDKKSDDGLRKVKSQGRFKRSASKPKPKLEEVVFEPVSKGGDSWEGECLSVETVEGSLAKGDELGNGSDLELELTLGLEPRTKKRGNNVKGGGDATCGGRVEGLC from the exons ATGCGGATGAGTTGCAACGGTTGTCGAGTCCTTCGCAAAGGCTGTACTGAAAGCTGCACTATAAGACCTTGTCTCCAATGGATTCCTAACGCTCAATCCCAAGCCAATGCCACCCTTTTCCTTGCTAAATTCTACGGCCGTGCTGGTCTTATTAATCTTATTGGTGCTGGCCCTCAGAATCTCCGTCCTG GAGTTTTTAAATCATTGCTATACGAAGCATGCGGTCGGATAGTGGACCCAGCTCATGGTTCGGTCGGGTTGATGTGCTCCGGGAACTGGCATCTGTGTGAAGCAGCCGTCGACGCGGTTTTAAATGGGTCGCCGATTAAACAAGTTCCTTCTGAATTGTCGGCTTCCAAGTGCCCGCAGCTTAAATCCTCCTTTGACATTCGACACGTTTCAAAAGACAAGAAATCCGATGATGGGCTTCGCAAAGTTAAGTCCCAGGGACGGTTCAAGCGGTCAGCTTCAAAACCGAAGCCGAAGCTGGAGGAGGTTGTTTTTGAACCGGTGAGTAAGGGAGGAGATAGTTGGGAAGGTGAGTGCTTATCGGTGGAGACGGTGGAGGGTTCGTTGGCTAAGGGTGATGAGTTAGGCAATGGGAGTGATTTGGAGTTGGAGTTGACATTAGGGTTGGAACCCAGGACAAAGAAGAGAGGGAATAATGTCAAAGGCGGTGGCGATGCCACGTGTGGAGGCCGAGTAGAGGGTTTATGTTAG